Sequence from the Sulfuracidifex tepidarius genome:
CGTTAAGAATTCCTCATAGGCCTTCTTGCCAACTGTATTGAACGCAAATGCATCTGCCTTTGATTCTTCAATTCTAATTAATGATATAGACAAAAAATAGCTAATAATCGTAATTAAAACTAACTTCGCTACTAAAGGTAAGCTTATAGTTATATTAGATAAGTTAGGAAACATGGCAATTATTAGGAAATGTATTGTAGAGAGTGTGATAGAGAGATTTAGTGTCTGTAGAATTAAATTTATTAATGCATGGTGTTCTTTAGCATGGCAGAGTTCATGTGCCTTTATAGATTGACTTGAATTTTCCATTATAATTATTAATGTTTTAGAAAAACCATGCCTAGAAATAGTAGGTATTTCAAATGTTACGCCACCTACTTTAAATGGAACGTTTACCAACTTTACATCTTTAGGTTTTATATACTTAAAAGGAGGCATCCTAGACACTATTAAAGCGACCGCTAAGAGAGAAATAAGAAAAGACAAGATAGTGTAAATTACGAAACCTACGGGAGTGTAAAGGGAGGGAATTCTGTAAGCGGAAGTTAACATAAAAATGGTAAATAAAATGGATGCTTCAATAAAGAATATTTTAAGATGAATTAATACTGAATTATAAATAGAATCACTATTTATTTGATTAGTATTAACTATATTAGTCCGATTAGATAACTGACGATTATATAAAAGTAAAGCTTTAACAAAGAATATTAACATTATGAGGGGAGCAAATATGGTAATTATAGCAAATGATAAGGTTAAGTATGTAAAAATATCAAAAAGATGGACATTTTCCTTTCCTATAGTATCTCTTATTACTAAGGATGCAATATCAAGTAAAATTAATATAATTAAAGAAAGAAAATAATGTTTCTTCTTATTATTAGTTATTATAAAAAAATTTCTTTTCATTACAATCACTCAGACTAAACCTACACCAGTACCCGCTAGAGCTAATCCCGCACCAAATAATATATCACTCACAGCTACACTCGTACCTGCTACAGATATGGTATATCCTGCAGTAGCGGCATACCCGGCCACTGGTCCGGCCAGCCCTATTCCGATACCGCCTAGTGCTGAACCTCCTGCCGTGTATAACAATGAGCCCATTATTATACCTGCTATCATTATTTGGAACGGAAATACTGCTAGCATTGCTAATACGAACACTGATAAAATGGCTACTTGGGTTTCATTACTTAATTTGTGCATATAACCTTTTGACTTTATTATCATCTTTATTCCCCTATTATATTTTGGCTTAAACGGCTTTTTTTAACTCTCGATCATGTTAAAAAGTCTTACTAAATAAGAAGTAATCATTTATTTTCCATTTAAAATTAATACTTATAATAGTGTGGCATATGAACAGTTTTTGGAAGAGCTCACTAAACTAAAAAAGTTAAAAATCAATTTAAGTATATTATTTACAGTAAAATATTTAAATGCCCTATGACAGTATTGTTAGACAATGAGGCAATAGGATATTTAGATAAGGATGGAAGCCTAGTCATAGAAGAGGGAAAAATTCAATAAATGAGCTAAATACATTAATTCTGGAATTAAATGTCCTAGATTAGCAGAACTCGGGGAAAATTAATGGAATTTAGAGTTTTTCAGAATAGGTATGTTAGACTTTATCTTATTCAACACGCTATACAACCATATTTTACTCTTTCTTTCATTTTTCCAGCATACATATTTTTAATAAGTAAGAACGTTATTTTAATTGGTGTTCTTTTTAGTATTGCATTCGTACTAGGACATCTTGCAGTAATTGCTGGTTTTTTAACAGATTATATTGTAAATACTAGAATATATTACTTTATCCTTTCGATTCTAAGTGGATCAACGCTTGTTAGTCTTTCTTTATTTACTCCAATTCTATAAGTTTTATCTTTGTAATTTTCCTAATCCTAGGTGTAATACATACATTTAAGGAGACTAATCATAAGAAAGTGTTAAGACACATTGTAAACTCGTATAAAGATTTCAGAAATATTTGGGTTTTAACTCATAGTATTAGAACATTAACGGATTAGTCTACTCTACTTTTCACTTTCCATAGTAGGTTTAAAAGGCGTATTACTAATTTTAGGGTTTTACATGCTTTTGATTCACACTCCCATAATTTTCCTTATTAATCATCCAAAAGGTACTGAGAATGCTAAGATAATCTTTAAGATAACGTTATCTTTATTAAAAGGTAAAAGAGGTGCTCAATTTTATTTAATAGATATTTTTCAGTAATTTCTTCAGGGGAATAGTTCCAGTATTTATAGGTGCATTGTCTTTATCCTCTTCTTTCTTGGTTAATTACACAATTTACTTCGCAGCATTTATCCTTTATGATACCATTTATCTAATAATTATTAATAGAAATTTTAAAAGGGATAGTAATATATATATACGGTTTTACTTTTTAGAGGTCTCATTCCTTCTTTTATTCTATTTACTATAGTCCTCTTTCCTCCTTCATTATATATAATTCCATTGATTATCTATTCCATAATTCTAATATTATTTTATAACCTATTTCTTCAAAAATTCAGTTTAACTTATCTAAGGAAATTTACGCTACTTACTTAGGCCTTAACGCAACTTTTGGCAGCTTATTCTATACAGTAGGAAATTTAATACTATAATATGTAGAAATGACCTTAGGTATAAAAAGTGTTATTGAAGTGGCATCTGCAATATCAGCTTTTTACTCTATAGCTATATCATATATTTTTAGAGATATATTTGAAACTAATAAGAAATAATGTTTTTGCTAAGGAAATATCATAGTGTCGCCATTTGTATATAAATTTATTAAATGGCTTTTCTTTATAAAGAGTATTCATATTAAATAAGATATTATCAATCGTCAAAACTTATAGAAATATAAATAGCTTAATGACAACACTATGAAGTAATCCAAGAATTACTGTAACCGTAAATGGTATAATACTAAGAGCTAAAGAACAATAGAAATTTAGCTTATAACAGATATTTTCAGTACTCAAATAAAATATGTAAACAATTACGATATTATTTGACTAGTTAATAAAGCTAAACTAAACAGTTTAAGAAGACTGGAT
This genomic interval carries:
- a CDS encoding M48 family metalloprotease; amino-acid sequence: MKRNFFIITNNKKKHYFLSLIILILLDIASLVIRDTIGKENVHLFDIFTYLTLSFAIITIFAPLIMLIFFVKALLLYNRQLSNRTNIVNTNQINSDSIYNSVLIHLKIFFIEASILFTIFMLTSAYRIPSLYTPVGFVIYTILSFLISLLAVALIVSRMPPFKYIKPKDVKLVNVPFKVGGVTFEIPTISRHGFSKTLIIIMENSSQSIKAHELCHAKEHHALINLILQTLNLSITLSTIHFLIIAMFPNLSNITISLPLVAKLVLITIISYFLSISLIRIEESKADAFAFNTVGKKAYEEFLTSVRESFGKDFNSTTELPLSSRITHTSTRYALKTGDPLSSLGYWEIPILLSIFNSVVLSLQIVSLKSLVFLFPLYFSGSLVVDLLLGLIFLPIVKGYYKGTKKGIANFSFLISGMYAILSSIEVIAHSYFYLDAILFLSILTLIFLVIKSFLIDVKTSLKVFLITFIIYGILSVSLLALFLLRYYLGVL